In one window of Pseudobdellovibrionaceae bacterium DNA:
- a CDS encoding DNA starvation/stationary phase protection protein, with product MSINIGIPEAKRAEIAKGLSKLLADSYTLYLKTHNYHWNVTGPMFQALHTMFETQYNELAIAVDDIAERIRALGEKAPGSYAEFSKLTTIKEETGTPSARDMIANLVTAQESVIRTARSVFPMAEEGNDEATADLLTQRIQLHEKTAWMLRSLLED from the coding sequence ATGAGTATCAATATTGGAATACCAGAAGCAAAGCGGGCAGAAATCGCAAAGGGATTGTCAAAACTTCTTGCCGATAGCTACACGCTCTATTTAAAAACACACAATTATCATTGGAATGTAACCGGCCCAATGTTTCAGGCGCTACATACAATGTTTGAGACCCAATACAACGAGCTGGCCATCGCTGTGGATGATATCGCCGAGCGAATTCGCGCGCTAGGTGAGAAGGCTCCGGGCTCTTATGCGGAATTCAGCAAATTGACAACAATCAAAGAAGAAACCGGCACCCCTTCGGCCCGAGATATGATTGCTAATTTGGTGACAGCCCAAGAATCAGTGATTCGCACAGCCCGAAGCGTGTTTCCAATGGCTGAAGAAGGCAATGATGAGGCTACGGCGGATCTTTTGACTCAGAGAATTCAACTCCATGAGAAAACGGCTTGGATGTTGCGAAGTCTTTTAGAGGACTAA
- a CDS encoding helix-turn-helix domain-containing protein has protein sequence MARPFKVYPRPTTPGPLTSNLLGQYVRARRTQSGLRIDDASSLCGVATETLSRIETAKSIV, from the coding sequence ATGGCTCGCCCTTTTAAGGTGTATCCGCGGCCCACAACACCTGGACCACTCACGTCGAATTTATTGGGGCAATATGTTCGCGCCAGGCGCACTCAATCGGGGTTGCGAATTGACGATGCGTCCTCACTTTGCGGGGTCGCCACCGAGACTCTGTCGCGGATAGAAACGGCCAAATCCATCGTGTGA
- a CDS encoding BrnT family toxin gives MNSLSQLFLINKKQLSIGPARIEKTPYVRNNKLTKFNCRMAEGCYKRLATSSIGHICLVVYTLRNEEHGKEKNRIISARQATKKEREVYERQ, from the coding sequence ATGAATTCATTAAGTCAGTTATTTCTAATAAACAAGAAACAACTTTCAATTGGACCAGCCAGAATAGAAAAAACCCCCTATGTTAGAAATAATAAACTGACAAAATTTAATTGTCGGATGGCAGAGGGTTGCTATAAGAGGCTGGCAACCTCTTCAATCGGTCATATATGTTTAGTGGTTTACACTTTGAGGAACGAAGAACATGGCAAAGAAAAAAACCGCATCATCAGCGCACGGCAGGCCACAAAAAAAGAGCGAGAAGTATATGAAAGACAGTGA
- a CDS encoding group II intron reverse transcriptase domain-containing protein, with amino-acid sequence MRWPNFKDLLTGHKSCRKGKKPSAPQIVFEQHLGANLLSLHRDIHSRRYATRPAQCFVVARPKPREIFAADYRDRIIHHLIISKLEPLWEKQFSSSSFACRKGLGPHHALRMAQQRVSIISQGGAKRCWALQLDIKTFFSTIHRPTLTSLLKCNALPEQSVINFLIDKTVGADSRKNAIMVNRHIHRKVIRPEKSWFNQPPDKGIPIGNLTSQFGANVYLDGLDKFIEHKLKPAGYIRYVDDLLLLDACPQRLGSMIPLISEWLFNHRHQTLQTNKTKLTELTAGIFFLGYRLRCDKYDAKNPLQVFHKSNKKWELIKAIKGLENTRLHPPLRNHWLGPIDYSAQRRQIQPINARLGTMAHSRTYTYRKQALNHLKHSLTDGHDQPQEVFQTWEPLIVSDDYLSIKLR; translated from the coding sequence ATGAGATGGCCCAACTTTAAAGATCTTCTTACCGGTCACAAGTCCTGCAGAAAAGGCAAGAAGCCCAGTGCTCCCCAAATAGTTTTTGAACAGCACCTTGGAGCAAACCTTCTGTCTCTTCATAGAGATATCCATAGTCGCCGTTATGCCACAAGACCAGCCCAATGTTTTGTCGTGGCTCGACCCAAGCCGCGAGAGATTTTTGCGGCTGATTACCGTGATAGAATTATCCATCATCTTATAATTTCAAAATTAGAGCCCTTGTGGGAGAAACAATTTTCTTCATCCAGTTTTGCCTGCCGTAAAGGCCTCGGCCCCCACCATGCCCTTAGAATGGCGCAACAGCGGGTCTCAATCATATCTCAAGGTGGCGCCAAAAGGTGCTGGGCCCTGCAGCTGGATATAAAAACCTTTTTCTCGACCATTCATCGTCCGACTCTGACTTCGCTTTTGAAATGCAATGCCCTACCCGAACAAAGTGTGATTAATTTCCTTATTGATAAGACCGTGGGCGCAGACAGCCGAAAAAATGCCATCATGGTTAACAGACACATACATCGAAAGGTTATTAGGCCGGAAAAATCTTGGTTCAACCAACCTCCAGACAAAGGCATTCCCATTGGTAATTTAACAAGTCAGTTTGGCGCCAATGTTTATTTAGATGGCCTAGATAAATTTATTGAGCATAAGTTGAAGCCCGCTGGTTACATACGATATGTGGACGACCTATTACTTTTGGACGCCTGCCCCCAACGTCTTGGTAGCATGATTCCATTGATTTCGGAATGGCTCTTTAATCACCGCCACCAAACCCTCCAAACGAATAAGACAAAACTAACCGAACTGACTGCGGGCATTTTCTTTTTAGGGTACCGGCTAAGATGTGACAAATATGATGCAAAAAACCCACTGCAGGTTTTTCATAAATCAAATAAAAAGTGGGAACTCATAAAGGCCATTAAGGGCTTAGAAAACACACGTCTGCATCCGCCCCTGAGAAATCATTGGCTCGGCCCAATCGATTATTCCGCTCAACGTCGTCAAATCCAGCCCATAAACGCTCGTTTGGGCACAATGGCCCATAGCCGCACGTACACTTATAGAAAACAAGCCCTCAATCACTTGAAACACAGCCTCACTGATGGTCACGACCAGCCTCAGGAGGTCTTTCAAACTTGGGAGCCTCTCATCGTAAGTGATGATTATTTATCTATTAAGCTACGATAA
- a CDS encoding four helix bundle protein, with protein MARYQHLPVYQLSYSLVRESYHLKAKLPKLLKYDLGSDISRSCLRVLKGAILANSHAGVSRVRILVQVSLEVEVLWTYYRLLYDLKGISGGEFQVISERLSEIGSQINAWLKWAKKNS; from the coding sequence GTGGCACGATATCAGCATTTACCGGTATACCAACTGAGCTATAGCTTGGTTCGCGAGTCTTATCACCTTAAGGCGAAGCTGCCGAAGCTATTGAAGTACGATTTGGGCTCAGACATCAGTCGGTCTTGTTTACGGGTTCTTAAAGGGGCCATCTTAGCGAACTCCCATGCGGGAGTGTCTCGAGTTCGAATACTTGTTCAGGTCAGCCTCGAAGTTGAAGTATTGTGGACCTATTATCGATTGCTGTATGATCTCAAGGGCATCAGCGGTGGTGAGTTTCAAGTGATATCAGAACGTCTGAGTGAGATTGGATCGCAGATCAATGCGTGGCTCAAGTGGGCAAAGAAAAATAGTTGA
- a CDS encoding DUF1566 domain-containing protein produces the protein MTKCRPKNMKTYRLVVGASSLALAVLLLSGCKIGDNSIKGSVKVTSQSNPCSEGFNAGPCVVEPGYFSASEGSNVIGSDGEVTFSIPQGYYSGAQTCTAQDSDLTPGNIANGVTIFGVTGSLSAGASSLAANAHRNLGTTQISQSDEVTTYAGVDLPAGYRDVPDILLDDDGYAGGNVTYVNRTGWSTTTCGLSGTVDQRIADCAANGIIGTEATWDGAVKGNAGQGAWKLVTREGDLGSSLAGAGREVWRDERTGLLWSSKVATSLNWCKASGSNFITNNPFAQDDPNNYCDNATYQTTGTGPGNKAISACYEDGENYFTGTDGAIDDAGKGSLGLASTPAVRWRLPTIYDYNVANANGIRFVLPDADGNFEWSASVVSFYRDLAWGFLGSSGFVGNSFRDVTGAVRCVGR, from the coding sequence ATGACAAAATGCCGCCCAAAAAACATGAAAACTTACCGATTAGTCGTAGGCGCCAGTTCCCTGGCATTGGCCGTGCTGTTGTTGTCAGGTTGCAAAATCGGAGACAATTCAATCAAGGGATCAGTTAAGGTGACGAGTCAGTCCAATCCCTGTTCGGAGGGTTTTAATGCCGGGCCGTGTGTGGTGGAGCCTGGGTATTTTTCGGCATCAGAGGGCAGCAATGTCATAGGCAGTGACGGTGAGGTCACTTTTTCAATTCCCCAAGGCTATTATTCTGGCGCGCAAACCTGCACAGCTCAAGACTCAGATCTTACACCTGGCAATATTGCAAATGGTGTCACGATCTTCGGTGTGACAGGGTCACTCAGTGCTGGCGCATCCAGCTTGGCAGCCAACGCCCATCGAAATCTCGGGACCACCCAGATCAGCCAAAGTGATGAGGTGACGACTTATGCTGGTGTCGACCTACCAGCAGGGTACCGGGACGTGCCAGACATTCTGCTAGACGATGATGGCTACGCAGGTGGCAACGTGACCTACGTAAACCGCACAGGGTGGAGTACCACCACCTGTGGTCTTTCAGGCACGGTTGATCAGAGAATAGCGGACTGTGCGGCAAATGGCATCATAGGCACTGAGGCCACGTGGGATGGTGCTGTTAAAGGCAATGCGGGGCAGGGGGCTTGGAAGCTGGTCACTCGTGAAGGCGACCTAGGGAGCTCTCTAGCCGGTGCGGGCCGTGAGGTCTGGCGCGATGAAAGAACAGGACTCTTGTGGTCGTCAAAAGTGGCAACGAGTTTAAACTGGTGTAAAGCCAGCGGCAGCAACTTCATTACCAATAACCCGTTTGCCCAAGATGACCCCAATAATTATTGCGACAATGCCACTTACCAAACAACCGGGACAGGCCCTGGGAATAAGGCCATAAGCGCTTGTTACGAAGATGGTGAGAATTACTTCACGGGCACAGATGGCGCCATTGACGACGCAGGCAAAGGAAGTCTAGGGTTGGCGTCTACGCCAGCTGTGCGTTGGCGGCTGCCAACCATTTACGATTACAACGTAGCCAATGCGAATGGCATTCGCTTTGTGTTACCGGATGCCGATGGCAATTTTGAGTGGTCCGCCTCGGTGGTTTCGTTTTATCGAGACCTCGCCTGGGGCTTCCTCGGATCTTCTGGCTTCGTCGGCAACAGCTTCCGCGACGTCACAGGGGCGGTTCGGTGTGTTGGTCGCTAG
- a CDS encoding DDE-type integrase/transposase/recombinase, producing MRLNLDKLRREAKKFRKKDKNLTLRLLALIELAKREHSGNLSDLDYELVGLEIGKSGRTVYRWRKSYLEGGHKKLAPRKAPGRQAEDITGWTAHHIRRWRKLCGWGAEVIQAHLKRYLGVELSLYRIHRFLKNAGLVGSKRRAKPASSHTTVVKVELPGVHTQIDVNWQTTLLENGKKCYVYNFVDHASRWEFKRAYEGYGHWETERFMIELLRAVPFWITSTQTDNGVEFTNKFVSRIDDPLPHILDELCDEHGIRHRLIPPGEKELNGLVERSHRMDDEELFHRAKPQNIEQLNEYLEQYCQWKNSWRLRKALGWKSANEYLLQYPQVLKPGAKEKLLVADTQSETTMKAA from the coding sequence ATGCGTCTTAATTTAGATAAACTGCGAAGGGAAGCCAAGAAATTTCGAAAAAAAGATAAAAATCTCACCTTGAGACTACTTGCGTTGATAGAACTGGCTAAGAGGGAACATTCTGGCAACCTTTCGGACTTAGACTATGAACTTGTGGGTCTGGAAATTGGCAAATCTGGCCGCACTGTTTATCGCTGGAGAAAGAGTTATCTCGAGGGTGGACACAAAAAACTAGCACCGAGAAAGGCACCAGGGCGACAAGCAGAGGACATCACTGGTTGGACGGCTCATCACATAAGGCGATGGCGCAAACTCTGTGGTTGGGGCGCTGAGGTGATACAAGCCCACCTCAAACGTTACCTTGGAGTGGAGCTGTCACTCTACCGCATCCATCGATTTTTGAAGAACGCGGGCCTTGTGGGCTCTAAGAGGCGAGCAAAGCCAGCATCTAGCCACACCACTGTCGTGAAAGTAGAGTTGCCAGGAGTGCACACGCAGATCGATGTTAATTGGCAAACGACTCTCCTTGAAAACGGCAAGAAGTGTTACGTCTATAACTTCGTTGATCACGCATCGAGGTGGGAATTTAAGAGGGCCTATGAAGGTTATGGTCACTGGGAGACTGAACGCTTTATGATCGAACTACTAAGAGCAGTGCCTTTTTGGATAACCAGTACTCAGACAGACAATGGCGTGGAATTTACAAATAAATTTGTCTCACGAATCGACGATCCATTGCCGCATATTTTGGATGAGCTATGCGACGAACACGGCATCAGACACAGACTCATACCTCCAGGAGAAAAAGAGCTCAACGGGCTTGTAGAACGCTCACACCGCATGGACGATGAAGAGTTATTCCATCGAGCAAAACCGCAAAACATCGAGCAGCTCAATGAATACCTCGAACAGTATTGCCAATGGAAAAACTCTTGGCGACTTCGAAAAGCTCTCGGATGGAAGTCTGCTAACGAGTACCTCTTGCAGTACCCTCAAGTGCTAAAACCCGGGGCTAAAGAAAAATTATTGGTTGCCGATACCCAAAGTGAGACAACCATGAAGGCAGCATAA
- a CDS encoding ATP-binding protein, with the protein MDFFEISKDWLPRRSDEIWRRDLKIAPPSPDLVTVIQGVRRCGKSTFLGQLVDDWKLKEGQCFFINFEDPRLIGHLQVELLETLYEQVKKHHPTGPIHFFFDEIQVVPNWQKWIRLRVDNPTEDCFIITGSNASLLSGEFSSVLTGRHKSYELYPLSWNEVQSAFPKKSFDNYLLQGGFPRALKEKNAQPLLAQYFLDITERDLRERLKAKSSLKIQRLIKMVFESVGAEMSLRKLAPAAGISADTASLYLEAAQAAYLLFSCPYFAFSEKQQAYRNRKYYAIDPGLRKAVATNTGKDLGKDFENYVFLELRKKYPQVYYWKGKSEVDFVVETNFGVQPIQVTYGEVQARHEQALEEFYLAHPNALNPMYITPETIAEHL; encoded by the coding sequence ATGGATTTTTTTGAAATATCTAAGGACTGGCTGCCAAGACGTTCAGACGAGATTTGGCGCCGAGACCTGAAAATAGCTCCCCCAAGTCCTGATTTGGTCACGGTGATCCAAGGGGTTCGCCGATGTGGCAAATCCACCTTTCTTGGTCAACTGGTCGATGACTGGAAGCTTAAAGAAGGTCAGTGTTTTTTCATCAATTTTGAAGACCCACGTCTGATTGGTCATTTGCAGGTGGAGCTTCTTGAAACTCTTTACGAGCAAGTGAAAAAACACCATCCCACGGGCCCAATACATTTCTTTTTTGACGAAATCCAGGTGGTGCCCAATTGGCAAAAGTGGATTCGCCTGCGCGTGGACAACCCTACTGAGGATTGTTTTATCATCACTGGGTCTAATGCGTCGTTACTGTCCGGAGAATTCTCCTCTGTTCTTACCGGGCGTCACAAAAGCTATGAGCTATATCCTTTAAGCTGGAATGAAGTCCAATCGGCGTTTCCAAAAAAGAGCTTTGACAACTACCTATTACAAGGAGGTTTTCCTCGGGCCTTGAAAGAGAAAAACGCTCAACCACTTCTGGCGCAGTACTTTCTTGATATTACTGAACGTGATCTACGAGAACGGCTTAAAGCAAAATCTTCACTAAAAATCCAGCGCCTAATAAAAATGGTTTTTGAATCCGTAGGCGCTGAAATGAGCCTTCGAAAACTCGCTCCTGCTGCTGGAATATCGGCGGACACAGCGTCTCTGTATTTGGAGGCAGCGCAAGCGGCCTACTTACTATTTAGCTGCCCGTATTTTGCTTTTTCAGAAAAGCAACAAGCTTATCGAAACCGCAAATACTACGCTATTGACCCCGGCTTGAGAAAAGCCGTGGCGACAAATACCGGAAAAGACCTAGGCAAAGACTTCGAAAATTATGTATTTCTAGAATTAAGAAAAAAGTATCCACAGGTTTACTATTGGAAGGGAAAAAGCGAAGTAGACTTCGTAGTTGAAACTAACTTCGGCGTGCAGCCTATACAGGTCACCTACGGCGAGGTCCAGGCTCGACACGAACAAGCTTTGGAGGAGTTCTACTTAGCACATCCCAACGCCCTGAATCCTATGTATATAACTCCAGAAACCATTGCAGAACATCTATAA
- a CDS encoding RNA-binding protein: MKVYVGNLPYEASEQELEQLFSQSGEVISVAIIKDRDTGRSKGFGFVEFQEKNSSDNAISEFDGHELHGRKIRVSEAREKPKGDRPPRRGGGGGGGGRW; encoded by the coding sequence ATGAAAGTCTATGTAGGAAACCTTCCTTACGAAGCGAGCGAACAAGAGCTCGAACAACTATTTTCACAATCGGGTGAAGTCATTTCGGTTGCCATTATCAAAGATCGCGATACTGGCCGCTCGAAAGGTTTTGGATTTGTAGAGTTCCAAGAAAAAAACTCTAGCGACAATGCCATTTCTGAGTTTGATGGCCACGAACTCCACGGCCGAAAAATTCGTGTGAGCGAAGCTCGTGAAAAGCCTAAAGGCGACCGTCCACCACGACGTGGCGGCGGCGGCGGTGGCGGCGGCCGTTGGTAG
- the mscL gene encoding large-conductance mechanosensitive channel protein MscL, producing the protein MGLVQEFKDFAVKGNAIDMAVGIIIGTAFGKIVSSLVNNVIMPPLALAIAGVNISGLELILQPGTGGDTSVTIKYGLFLQSVIDFLVIAGVIFAVIKAVNALARKEQEQKETAPSEPPRQEKLLEEIRDLLGSSKS; encoded by the coding sequence ATGGGACTGGTTCAGGAGTTTAAAGACTTCGCTGTAAAAGGAAATGCTATTGATATGGCTGTCGGTATTATCATTGGTACGGCATTTGGCAAGATCGTATCATCCTTGGTAAACAATGTGATCATGCCGCCGCTAGCTTTGGCAATAGCAGGCGTGAACATCAGTGGGTTGGAGCTTATTCTTCAGCCGGGGACAGGCGGGGACACTTCCGTCACTATCAAGTACGGATTGTTTCTGCAAAGTGTGATAGATTTCTTGGTTATTGCCGGAGTGATTTTTGCTGTTATTAAAGCGGTAAACGCCTTAGCCAGAAAAGAGCAGGAGCAAAAAGAAACGGCTCCATCGGAGCCGCCTCGTCAAGAAAAACTGTTGGAAGAAATTCGCGATCTGTTGGGCTCATCAAAATCTTAA
- a CDS encoding inorganic diphosphatase, which produces MNPWHDVSLGNDVPHSFPAVIEVPKGSKNKYELDKPTGLIRVDRVLFSSVQYPANYGFIPRTYCEDNDPLDVLVLGQEPVHPLSILIAKPIGLMKMSDQGETDDKIIAVHANDPEYSHYNSISELPPHRLAELKRFFEDYKALENKTVVVEEFLGPTHAIKSIEASIERYSKSFPQK; this is translated from the coding sequence ATGAACCCCTGGCACGATGTAAGCCTCGGCAATGATGTCCCCCATTCCTTTCCAGCTGTGATCGAAGTACCAAAAGGATCAAAAAATAAATATGAACTGGATAAACCCACTGGGTTGATTCGGGTGGATCGTGTCCTGTTTAGCTCGGTTCAGTATCCGGCAAATTATGGTTTTATTCCAAGAACCTACTGTGAAGATAACGACCCCTTAGATGTGTTGGTTCTTGGCCAGGAGCCCGTGCACCCATTATCAATTTTAATTGCAAAACCCATAGGCCTTATGAAAATGAGCGACCAAGGGGAAACCGACGACAAAATTATCGCGGTACATGCCAATGACCCTGAATACTCTCACTACAACTCTATTTCTGAGCTTCCACCTCATCGATTGGCTGAGCTAAAGCGATTTTTTGAAGACTACAAAGCTCTTGAAAACAAAACGGTGGTGGTAGAAGAGTTCTTGGGCCCCACTCATGCAATAAAAAGCATTGAGGCCTCCATTGAGAGATACTCTAAGAGTTTTCCGCAGAAATAA
- a CDS encoding BrnA antitoxin family protein, with the protein MRKKYDFSESKKNPYAKMLKKQITIRIDAETIAYFKTLSSETGMNYQTLMDLYLRECARKKKKPNVSWDAA; encoded by the coding sequence ATGAGAAAAAAATATGATTTTTCAGAATCCAAGAAGAACCCTTATGCAAAAATGCTAAAAAAACAAATAACCATACGCATTGATGCTGAGACCATTGCATATTTTAAGACTTTGTCTTCTGAGACTGGAATGAATTACCAAACTTTAATGGACCTTTACCTTAGAGAGTGTGCGCGAAAAAAGAAGAAGCCAAATGTTTCATGGGATGCTGCTTAA
- a CDS encoding BrnT family toxin: MIRFEWDPKKDKANKAKHGVSFSEAESVFADPNARLIHDPDHSKDEDRFIILGISAELRILVVCHCYREQDNLVRIISARKADKSERNSYGRYL; the protein is encoded by the coding sequence ATGATTCGATTTGAATGGGACCCCAAAAAAGACAAAGCAAATAAGGCAAAACATGGGGTTTCTTTTTCTGAGGCTGAAAGCGTCTTTGCTGACCCCAACGCTCGTTTAATACATGACCCGGATCATTCCAAAGATGAAGACAGATTCATCATATTGGGAATTAGTGCTGAGCTGAGAATATTGGTGGTTTGCCACTGTTATCGAGAACAAGATAATTTGGTCAGGATCATTTCGGCTCGAAAAGCAGATAAATCTGAACGAAATTCATACGGGAGATATCTATGA
- the msrA gene encoding peptide-methionine (S)-S-oxide reductase MsrA, translated as MKLSILFLLLTFSLQARAESALTNATFAGGCFWCMESPFEKLAGVDSVVSGYIDGTVKNPTYKMVSSGTTGHKEAVQITYDPQVISYEDLLEVFWRQVNPTDSGGQFVDRGQQYTTGIFYHSPEQKAAAEKSKAQWQESPRFQGKIVTPIIAASDFYPAEDYHQDYYKKNPLRYKYYRYRSGRDEYIDKTWGKDRDYHPTGKGMRMKTYEKPSKDDIKKMLTPLQYKITQRDGTERAFKNEYWDNKKSGIYVDIVTGEPLFSSIDKFDSGTGWPSFTKPLEKEHIVEKPDNTLFTKRTEVRSKVGDSHLGHVFNDGPHPTGLRYCINSASLRFIPVEKLKDEGYKEYVKLFESIAK; from the coding sequence ATGAAATTATCCATTTTATTTTTATTGTTAACATTTTCGCTGCAAGCCCGGGCCGAAAGTGCTCTGACAAATGCTACTTTCGCAGGAGGCTGTTTCTGGTGCATGGAATCACCCTTTGAAAAATTGGCCGGCGTGGATTCAGTGGTTTCTGGATATATCGATGGCACCGTGAAGAATCCCACTTACAAAATGGTTTCAAGTGGAACCACTGGCCATAAAGAAGCTGTGCAAATCACCTATGACCCACAGGTGATTTCCTATGAGGATTTGCTTGAGGTTTTTTGGCGACAGGTCAATCCTACTGATAGTGGCGGCCAATTTGTAGACCGTGGCCAACAATACACCACTGGCATTTTCTACCACAGTCCCGAACAAAAGGCGGCTGCAGAAAAATCAAAGGCCCAATGGCAAGAATCACCCCGCTTTCAAGGTAAAATTGTAACCCCAATTATTGCCGCCAGTGATTTTTATCCAGCTGAAGACTATCATCAAGATTACTACAAAAAAAATCCGCTTCGCTATAAATACTATCGGTATCGATCGGGGCGGGATGAGTACATTGACAAAACTTGGGGCAAAGACAGAGATTATCATCCAACAGGCAAGGGCATGAGAATGAAAACTTACGAAAAACCATCTAAAGACGACATTAAGAAAATGCTAACGCCTCTCCAGTACAAAATCACACAGCGAGACGGTACAGAAAGAGCCTTTAAAAATGAGTATTGGGATAATAAAAAGTCCGGAATCTATGTGGACATCGTAACGGGTGAGCCACTTTTTAGCTCTATAGATAAGTTTGATTCGGGTACCGGCTGGCCATCATTTACCAAGCCCTTGGAAAAAGAACATATCGTTGAAAAACCTGACAATACGCTTTTTACGAAACGAACTGAGGTTCGATCTAAGGTCGGCGACTCTCACTTAGGTCATGTTTTTAACGACGGGCCCCATCCCACGGGCCTTCGCTATTGCATCAACTCTGCCTCGTTGCGATTTATACCTGTAGAGAAACTCAAAGATGAGGGTTACAAAGAGTACGTCAAACTTTTTGAATCGATCGCTAAATAG
- a CDS encoding DNA alkylation repair protein, with protein MKILKELKNLADPAVAEHSQRFFKTGPGEYGEGDVFLGIRVPVLRQVAKQYGDLKLSDIQKLLRSPYHEVRSTVVIILVNQYAKAADDVQREKVYQFYIKNFKCINNWDLVDVSSHKIVGRHLYNRDRKILYKWAQSEHLWTRRIAIISTMWFISKNDYSDSLKLSKILLNDEHDLIHKAVGWVLREVGKKDRGLLEKFLKKYHTKMPRTMLRYAIEKLPETRRQQYIRGTI; from the coding sequence ATGAAAATTTTGAAAGAATTGAAAAACCTAGCTGACCCAGCCGTTGCTGAGCACAGCCAGCGTTTTTTTAAAACGGGACCGGGTGAGTATGGCGAAGGCGATGTGTTTTTGGGGATTCGCGTGCCGGTGCTGCGGCAAGTGGCAAAACAGTATGGTGACTTGAAATTATCAGACATTCAGAAGCTGCTGCGTTCACCCTATCACGAAGTGCGTTCTACGGTGGTGATCATTCTCGTTAATCAATACGCTAAAGCAGCCGACGACGTTCAACGGGAGAAGGTTTATCAGTTTTACATCAAAAACTTCAAGTGTATTAATAATTGGGATTTAGTTGATGTGAGTAGCCATAAAATTGTGGGAAGACATCTTTACAATAGAGACCGCAAAATTCTATATAAATGGGCCCAATCAGAACATCTGTGGACTCGGAGAATAGCCATAATCTCTACGATGTGGTTTATTTCAAAAAATGATTATAGTGATTCGCTAAAACTATCAAAGATACTGTTGAATGACGAACATGACCTGATACATAAAGCCGTTGGCTGGGTGCTGCGCGAAGTGGGCAAAAAAGACCGAGGCCTATTAGAAAAATTCTTAAAAAAATACCACACCAAGATGCCTCGAACCATGCTGAGATATGCCATCGAAAAGCTTCCGGAGACTCGAAGGCAACAGTACATCCGGGGCACTATTTAG